The region TCCTAAGATAATACTTACGAAAACAATAAGCGGCCTTGTTTCAAAGCTTGCAAGAGTAGTGACCGAAACTGTAGGGCAATAACCTCCAAGTCCCCAGCCAATTCCGAAAATTAAACTACCGATGATCAAAGCAGGAGTGATCTCTTGCCTGGTCGGGATAAACCAATCCTTCGAGAACATTGGAGTTTTTCTTTTTCGTATTAATTTGTAAGTTATGAAATGAACCCCGACTGCTCCTGCCATCGTAAATAAAAGAGTAGGATTCCATTTTCCGAATACATCTAAAAATCCTATTATGTTCGCAGGTTGTAAAATCCCTGACAAACCTAAACCAACTGCAAATAATAAACCTACGATCAGTGCTCCAATATTATATTTCATACGAGTAGTCCTGTTTTTCTGAGAAGTATGACTGCTGCCATTCCCGCAGTCATGAATACGATTGTTGCAACTATGGATCTTGGAGAAACTCTACTGACCCCACAAACTCCATGTCCGCTTGTGCATCCTCCTCCTAACATTGCACCGAATCCGACAAGTATCCCTGCAATCGCACCGATCCATGCTTTTGTTTGTAGTTCCACAGCTAAGAGTTCTGGCGCTGTAAATTTTAAGGAAAGACCACCTAAGAGTAATCCAACTATAAAATACCATCTCCAAGCTAGATCACCTTTGATAGGGACTAATACACCGTATACAATGCTACTGACTCCGGTCACTCTTCCATTCCATAAAAGCATTAAAGAAACAGCGATACCGATCACTACTCCGCCGACGAGACCCATTACCCATTCTGTTGCCATTCTTATTACTCCTTAGGCAGGTATTTCTCATTCCAATTCACCATCCCTCCCGCCATATTGGATGTGAATTTATAACCTAAACGAATGCTTTCTTCTGTGGCTTGCCTGGAACGTTTGCCGCTACGACATACGAAGATGATCTCCTCGAAACGATCTCCAGTTTCTAAAAATTTAGTTAAATCAGAGCCTAACGTAATAAGTTGAGAAGTTCGAATATGGCCTAAGTCCCCGTGGAATTCCTCCTGAGAACGTACATCTATGATTTTTACGTTTCCAATTTTCTTGAATACATCTTCGTTCAAAACAGTAGGAATTCCTGATATACTTTGAGGATTCATTGTTCTTACGATTTCCAAACTTCCACATCCTGCGTTCGCAGGGAGCGCTAAATGCATCTTTTTGGGAGTGGTAAGTTGCAGTTCTTCCATGATCTTTTGGAATTCTTCTTTCGAGCGATTTCCTCCGATCCTTGGATTTAATTTCTTTTCTATTGCGATTGTCGTACTGGTTAAACCTTTGTAATCGTGTGCCGGATAAACTTTGGTTTCATCAGGGAGGAAGAATAATTTTTGAGTGATACTATCATACAATTTCGCGGAAGATCCTTCTTGGAAGTCCGTCCTACCAGTACCGCGGATCAAAAGTGAATCTCCTGTGAACACCATTCCTTCGAATAGGAAACTCATACAGGCGTTCGTATGTCCCGGAGTCGCGATCGCTTTTATATTTTTGTTTCCAAGTGGAAGAATACGCCCGTCTTCTAACAAAATATCCGCACAATCCATTTCTGCCAATGCGCTCACTGCTGTTTGAGCCATAGTGTTTTTTCGGATCTCGGAAGCTCCGGTGATATGATCTGCATGAATATGTGTTTCTAAGATATACATTAGATAAAGACCTAATTCTCGGATCAGTTTTAGATCTCTATCCACAGTTTCCCAAACCGGATCTATGATTGCCGCTTCTTTGGTTTCCATATCTGCGATCAAATAAGTGTAAGTCGAAGATTGGGATTCGAATAGCTGGTAAAAAAGAACGTTCTTCATTTTTTGTTTTTGCCCTTTGTAACGTGCATATACAACAATATATGACTCATCGATCGGTATTCCTTGTATAATCCTGCAATTGTTTGGAAAAAATTTATAGAGGCGGTGTGATTTTTTGTGAATGTGCAGAATTATACAAACAACTGCTCTTTTTCTATCAGTCCATTAAGAAAATGAGAGTTACGATATGATAACGAAAGAACGAGATAGACTTCACAAGGACGGGCTCATCAATTTCTCGATGGCGTTTACTGCTGCTGGGTTTTTATGGAGCTTTTTATATTTTATTTTAGGTTTTCCTCAATCTGCTATGATCCCCGGAGGTTATGCAGTCTTAAGTTTATTAAGCTTATTTTTTGTTTTCGCTACGGGTAAGTATTTGGCATTTAGATTTCTTCAGTTTCTTTTTATCCTTATACTCCCTGTACTTTTACAATTGAGCCTGGGCGGTTTTGAAAATTCAGGAGCAGTCATCATTTGGGCGATTCTCTGTCCGCTTGGTGCTCTTTCTTTTGCACCGGTCCGCCAAGGTTTAGTATGGTTTGGATTATTCCTGGTCGTTTTGGTTTTAACCGGATTAGCTGAATTTTATCTGCAGTTACCTATACCAAGGGTAGAACGGAATTTGCAGATATTGTTTTTTGTGATCAATATTGTAGGAGCAGGAACATTAACTTTTTTCAGCTTATTCTATTTTATTTCTAAAAATAAACAAGAGCATGATCGAGCTGAGAATCTTCTGCTGAATATTCTTCCCGAGCCTATAGCAGAAAGATTAAAAAGAAACCCGTCTACGATTGCAGATGGATACAAAATTGTTTCTATATTATTTGCAGATATAGAGAACTTCACTGCGATTTCCCAAAAGGTATCTCCTGAAACTTTGGTACATTTTCTTAACGATGTATTTTCACATTTTGATCTTCTGGCTGAAAAATACGGAATGGAAAAAATAAAAACGATCGGAGATGCTTACATGGCAGTTTCTGGTATTCCGATTTGGAATGAAGATCATGCGGAAAGGGCAATGCAGATGGCATTAGAAATGCAAAAGTTTGTAAAGACCTTACATGATCCATCCGGAAAACCTTTAAGAATGCGGATTGGTATCCATTCAGGGCCAGTTGTAGCAGGAGTGATCGGTAAGAAAAAATTTGCGTACGATCTTTGGGGTGATGCTGTAAATACCGCTAGTCGTTTAGAATCTCATGGTGTACCAGGTAGGATCCAGATCTCAGAAACAACGTATGATCTACTCGAAGATACTTCTCAGATAGAAATTCGAAGATTAATAGATGTGAAAGGTAAGGGGGAAATGAGAGCATACCTTAGCTATGATTAAGCTTCTGCGTAACTTGCGGGAACTTCTATGAATGATCTCAAATGTCTTGTGCTTCTGAATATTTCGGAAGGAGGTAATCCGAATGTGGCACGAAAGGTCCGTGTAAAGTGTGCAGAATCGAAAAAACCTGCGCGATGTGCGGAATCAGTATGGCTCATTCCGTGCAAAAGCGAATACACGGTTAACTTAAGCCTGAACCAAGTTCTAAAAGAATGGAATGGAATGCCGATTTCCTTTTTAAATTGATGTTCCAAATTGGAAACGGACATTCCTGCAAATTCCGCCAGATCTTTTGCTGAGTGATCTTCATGCGGCATTGTAGTGATCAATTCTACGATCTTTTGGATACGAGGGTCGATCATTCTTGCATCATTCTTCACGATCGGAGGGATTTGATTCAATAATTCTAATATTACTTCTTCTGAACTGGAATCTTCGGAAAGGATTTGATTTATCTTGCTGAATAATTGCTCTTCTTCCCTTAAGGAAATAAAAATACCATCGGTTTCACTTTCTAAATTAGATGCTCTTAACGATTCATAGTTAGGACTGCTTAAATCCATAAAGAGCAATATGCAGAACTTTCCTGAAAAACGAATAGAATGGTCCACCATCGGTGGAATGAGCGCTGAACGAAAACTAATCCAATCAGTATCATTTAAAGAAATTTGGAATTCTCCATCCAAACTGATACAGACTGTAGCCGCTGCTCTTCGACGCAATGTTAGATCCGGAAGATAGCCCGCAAACAAACAACGACTTCCCCAAATACAAATCCTTTCCTGTCGTTCGAGTGGGCGAGAATTAATTTCCATTATAAGAGCCTGTAAAGTTTTTATCGAAGGTTGCAGAATTATACAAGGAGCTTTCATCATCTGCAAATATAATCATCTTGTCACTGAGAATTTATTCTACCTGCATATCGGGTGGAAGGTTGGAAAGAATATACTACTCTATAATAGGATTTACACTTATATGATAAAACAGGCCTTGGAATCTAAACCCGAAAATCCAAATAAAACGTTATGGGAGAAAGGTGATTTTACTGAGATCGCTTCTTTGATGCGCAGGTCAGGAGAAGAACTTGTAACCAATCTTGGAATAAAATCTCCGTTGAAAATTTTAGATTTAGGATCAGGAGATGGAACTACTGCAATTCCACTTGCAAGGACCGGCTCAGAAGTGGTCGGGATAGACATTGCAAGGAACTTAGTGGATGCAGGGAATAAGCGAGCAAAAGAAGAAGTTCTATCCAATCTAAAGTTTCAAGAAGGAGATGCATGTAATTTAAAAGAAGTCCCGGATCATTCTTTTGATTTAACTCTTTCTATATTCGGTGCAATGTTCGCTCCTAAACCGTTTGACGTTGCAAGTGAAATGGTGCGAGTTACAAAGCAGGGAGGCCGTATAGTAATGGGGAACTGGATCCCAAATGATCCTACTTCATTTGTTTCTCAATTATTAAAGATAAGCGCTTCCTTCTCACCTCCGCCTCCGGAAGGTTTTGTGAGCCCGATGACTTGGGGAATGAAATCTTATGTTATGGATTATTTTGTTAGGGCTGGAGTGAAAGAGGAAAAAATTTCCTTACTCAAAGACAAATATAGTTTTATTTCGCAGGATAAAAGCCCGGAAGATTTGATAGAATTACTCGGAAAATTTTACGGTCCAACAATGAACGCTTTTGAGGCGGCGGAGAAGAACGGTAAACTCCATGAGTTACGTAAACAACTCATGGAGCTAGCAAATGAGCAAAATCAAAGTGGTAACGTCGGAGTTTCCATCCCTGCTACTTTTTTGAAAGTAATAGTGGATCTATAAAGATAGTTGTTTCAGTTTTCTTTTTTATAAAAAAGAAATTTTGCGAATTCGGCCGAGCCTACGTAGAGTAAGATTATTCCGAGTAAGTAACCGTAAAATAATAATGGGAGACGGCCGAAGCCGAATGTTTCCGCGAAGGGAAGATAGGGGATCGCAAATACAAAACCAACACAGAGAATTGTTGCGCCTAAGAGTAATTTTCCAGGTCTGCTCCTATAAAAAACTTTTTTAGTACGGATAACTAAAACGATTAGGCTCGCGGAAACCACTGATTCGATAAACCATCCGGTTTGGAACTGCGTTTCGTTCGCCCCAAGGCCGAATAGTAACAGGCCGAATGTCGCATAATCAAAAAGGGAACTTAGGAAGCCGAATACAAGCATGAATCTGCCGATAAACTTGATGTCCCATTTACGCGGGCGGATGATCCAGTTTTGGTCCACCTCGTCCGAAGCAATTGTCATTTCCGGTAGATCAGTTAATAAATTTGTCAATAAGATCTGCTTCGGCAGGAGTGGAAGGTAACTTAAGAAGGCTGAGGCTCCTGCTACGCTGAACATATTTCCGAAATTCGCACTGGTCGCCATAAATACGTATTTGAGGGTATTCGCAAACGTTACGCGTCCTTCTTTGACTCCATCCAATAAAACCGCCAAATTTTTTTCTAATAAGACGATATCTGCTGCTTCTTTTGCAACATCCACTGCGGAGTCCACGGATATACCTACGTCAGCAGAGTGTAGTGCGGAAGCGTCGTTGATTCCGTCCCCAATATATCCAACTACATGGTCCGCCTTTTTTAGCGCTAATATGATCCTTTGTTTTTGATTCGGTTCGATCTCCGCGAATACATCTGTTTGTTCTGCTCGTACTCTTAAGGCCTCTTCTCCAATGCTTTGCAATTCTTGGCCGGTAAGTATCGATGAACAGGAAATTCCCACCGACTTGGCAACCTGCTCAGCGATCCATCTGTTGTCACCGGTAATCATTTTCAG is a window of Leptospira hartskeerlii DNA encoding:
- a CDS encoding DUF6691 family protein, which gives rise to MKYNIGALIVGLLFAVGLGLSGILQPANIIGFLDVFGKWNPTLLFTMAGAVGVHFITYKLIRKRKTPMFSKDWFIPTRQEITPALIIGSLIFGIGWGLGGYCPTVSVTTLASFETRPLIVFVSIILGMLLFWVLDKNTNLKSRLE
- a CDS encoding YeeE/YedE family protein encodes the protein MATEWVMGLVGGVVIGIAVSLMLLWNGRVTGVSSIVYGVLVPIKGDLAWRWYFIVGLLLGGLSLKFTAPELLAVELQTKAWIGAIAGILVGFGAMLGGGCTSGHGVCGVSRVSPRSIVATIVFMTAGMAAVILLRKTGLLV
- a CDS encoding MBL fold metallo-hydrolase; its protein translation is MKNVLFYQLFESQSSTYTYLIADMETKEAAIIDPVWETVDRDLKLIRELGLYLMYILETHIHADHITGASEIRKNTMAQTAVSALAEMDCADILLEDGRILPLGNKNIKAIATPGHTNACMSFLFEGMVFTGDSLLIRGTGRTDFQEGSSAKLYDSITQKLFFLPDETKVYPAHDYKGLTSTTIAIEKKLNPRIGGNRSKEEFQKIMEELQLTTPKKMHLALPANAGCGSLEIVRTMNPQSISGIPTVLNEDVFKKIGNVKIIDVRSQEEFHGDLGHIRTSQLITLGSDLTKFLETGDRFEEIIFVCRSGKRSRQATEESIRLGYKFTSNMAGGMVNWNEKYLPKE
- a CDS encoding adenylate/guanylate cyclase domain-containing protein, producing the protein MITKERDRLHKDGLINFSMAFTAAGFLWSFLYFILGFPQSAMIPGGYAVLSLLSLFFVFATGKYLAFRFLQFLFILILPVLLQLSLGGFENSGAVIIWAILCPLGALSFAPVRQGLVWFGLFLVVLVLTGLAEFYLQLPIPRVERNLQILFFVINIVGAGTLTFFSLFYFISKNKQEHDRAENLLLNILPEPIAERLKRNPSTIADGYKIVSILFADIENFTAISQKVSPETLVHFLNDVFSHFDLLAEKYGMEKIKTIGDAYMAVSGIPIWNEDHAERAMQMALEMQKFVKTLHDPSGKPLRMRIGIHSGPVVAGVIGKKKFAYDLWGDAVNTASRLESHGVPGRIQISETTYDLLEDTSQIEIRRLIDVKGKGEMRAYLSYD
- a CDS encoding helix-turn-helix transcriptional regulator, with protein sequence MRRRAAATVCISLDGEFQISLNDTDWISFRSALIPPMVDHSIRFSGKFCILLFMDLSSPNYESLRASNLESETDGIFISLREEEQLFSKINQILSEDSSSEEVILELLNQIPPIVKNDARMIDPRIQKIVELITTMPHEDHSAKDLAEFAGMSVSNLEHQFKKEIGIPFHSFRTWFRLKLTVYSLLHGMSHTDSAHRAGFFDSAHFTRTFRATFGLPPSEIFRSTRHLRSFIEVPASYAEA
- a CDS encoding class I SAM-dependent methyltransferase — its product is MIKQALESKPENPNKTLWEKGDFTEIASLMRRSGEELVTNLGIKSPLKILDLGSGDGTTAIPLARTGSEVVGIDIARNLVDAGNKRAKEEVLSNLKFQEGDACNLKEVPDHSFDLTLSIFGAMFAPKPFDVASEMVRVTKQGGRIVMGNWIPNDPTSFVSQLLKISASFSPPPPEGFVSPMTWGMKSYVMDYFVRAGVKEEKISLLKDKYSFISQDKSPEDLIELLGKFYGPTMNAFEAAEKNGKLHELRKQLMELANEQNQSGNVGVSIPATFLKVIVDL